One Amorphoplanes digitatis genomic window carries:
- a CDS encoding ATP-dependent DNA helicase UvrD2, protein MTAERVLAGLDPDQRRAVTAPAGPVCILAGAGTGKTRAITHRIAYRTLRGEISARHVLAVTFTARAAAEMRARLTGLGVSRVQARTFHAAALRQVRYFAPRLLEGRAMPELVESKARLVALAANRVGVRADRTAARDLAGEIEWAKSSLVEPGEYVVAAAKALREPPYEAAKVAEIFGAYESLKRRQGVIDFEDMLRAAVWGIEEHPDVAEQVRSQYRHFVVDEYQDVNPLQQRLLEAWLGGRDDITVVGDASQTIYSFTGATSSYLVDFPRQRREAVVVRLVRDYRSTPQVVGLANAVIKQARGTEAKLRLELIGQRPPGAEPDLKIFPDEPAEAVAVARRCRDLISAGTPASEIAVLFRTNAQSEAYEKALAELEVPYVIRGAERFFERTEIRQAMIALRSAVRSTPGETPLVQAVVEALSATGWARDRPPPGGAQREQWEALAALVALAEDYARSPDLLPLGQAGAVQVDLSLSGFCEELSRRAEQQHAPTVEGVTLASLHSAKGLEWDAVFLVGLAEGTLPTTYAKTPEQIEEERRLLYVGVTRARQWLWLSYGQSRSPGGRARRPCRFLPQLGQRGNGLEKAGERGVSRKPVNRRNLVVSCRICGGTLLAGADRKLGRCPTCPSDIDEELYERLLAWRAATAAEQKVPAYVVFTDATIVAIAERRPGAPPELLAIAGIGPRKLGQYGAAVFALVSGDTPPGDGPENFEN, encoded by the coding sequence CCTGAGGGGGGAGATCAGCGCCCGGCATGTGCTCGCCGTCACCTTCACCGCGCGGGCCGCCGCCGAGATGCGGGCCCGGCTCACCGGGCTCGGCGTCTCCCGGGTGCAGGCCCGCACGTTCCACGCGGCGGCGCTGCGCCAGGTCCGCTACTTCGCGCCCCGGCTGCTCGAGGGCCGGGCGATGCCGGAGCTGGTGGAGAGCAAGGCCCGGCTGGTCGCCCTCGCGGCCAACCGGGTGGGCGTCCGCGCCGACCGCACGGCCGCCCGCGACCTGGCCGGCGAGATCGAGTGGGCGAAATCCTCCCTGGTCGAGCCCGGTGAGTACGTCGTCGCCGCGGCCAAGGCGCTGCGCGAGCCGCCATATGAGGCCGCAAAGGTCGCCGAGATATTCGGTGCCTACGAGTCCCTGAAGCGCCGCCAGGGCGTCATCGACTTCGAGGACATGCTCCGCGCCGCCGTCTGGGGCATCGAGGAGCACCCGGACGTGGCCGAGCAGGTCCGCTCGCAGTACCGGCACTTCGTGGTCGACGAGTACCAGGACGTTAATCCGCTCCAGCAGCGGCTGCTGGAGGCCTGGCTCGGCGGCCGCGACGACATCACCGTCGTCGGCGACGCCAGCCAGACCATCTACTCGTTCACCGGTGCCACCTCGTCATATCTGGTCGACTTCCCGCGGCAGCGCCGCGAGGCGGTGGTGGTCCGGCTGGTCCGTGACTACCGCTCGACCCCGCAGGTCGTCGGCCTGGCCAACGCGGTGATCAAACAGGCCCGCGGCACCGAGGCCAAGCTGCGGCTCGAGCTGATCGGGCAGCGCCCGCCCGGCGCCGAGCCCGATCTCAAGATCTTCCCGGACGAGCCCGCCGAGGCCGTCGCCGTCGCCCGTCGCTGCCGCGACCTGATCTCCGCGGGCACCCCGGCGAGCGAGATCGCCGTGCTGTTCCGGACGAACGCCCAGTCCGAGGCCTACGAGAAGGCGCTCGCCGAGCTCGAGGTCCCCTATGTGATCCGCGGCGCCGAGCGCTTCTTCGAACGCACCGAGATCCGGCAGGCGATGATCGCGTTGCGCTCGGCCGTGCGCTCGACGCCGGGGGAGACCCCGCTGGTGCAGGCCGTCGTCGAGGCGCTCAGCGCGACCGGCTGGGCCCGGGACCGGCCGCCGCCGGGCGGTGCGCAGCGCGAGCAGTGGGAGGCGCTGGCCGCGCTTGTCGCGCTCGCCGAAGACTACGCCCGCTCGCCCGACCTGCTGCCGCTCGGCCAGGCCGGCGCGGTCCAGGTCGACCTGTCGCTGTCGGGGTTCTGCGAGGAGCTGTCCCGCCGCGCCGAGCAGCAGCACGCCCCGACGGTCGAGGGTGTGACGCTCGCCTCACTGCACTCCGCGAAGGGCCTCGAGTGGGACGCGGTCTTCCTCGTCGGGCTGGCCGAGGGCACCCTGCCGACGACCTATGCGAAGACCCCCGAGCAGATCGAGGAGGAGCGCCGCCTGCTCTACGTCGGGGTGACCCGGGCCCGGCAGTGGCTTTGGCTCTCCTACGGCCAGTCCCGCTCGCCCGGCGGCCGTGCCCGGCGGCCGTGCCGGTTCCTGCCGCAGCTCGGCCAGCGCGGCAACGGGCTGGAGAAGGCGGGCGAGCGCGGCGTGAGTCGGAAACCCGTCAATCGCCGGAACCTGGTGGTCTCCTGCCGGATCTGCGGCGGGACCCTGCTGGCGGGGGCGGACCGCAAGCTGGGCCGCTGCCCGACCTGCCCGTCCGATATCGACGAAGAGCTTTACGAGCGCCTGCTGGCGTGGCGCGCCGCCACCGCGGCGGAGCAGAAAGTCCCTGCATACGTCGTGTTCACCGACGCCACGATCGTGGCGATCGCGGAGCGCCGGCCGGGCGCCCCGCCGGAGCTGCTGGCGATCGCCGGGATCGGCCCCCGCAAACTCGGCCAGTACGGTGCCGCGGTGTTCGCTCTGGTGAGCGGCGACACCCCGCCGGGCGATGGCCCAGAAAACTTTGAAAACTAG